A stretch of DNA from Shewanella sediminis HAW-EB3:
CTCAAGTTACTATCATCCACAACCCACGTTGTTCAAAAAGCCGTCAAACTCTGGCGTTGTTACAAGAACAAGACTGTCAAATTCAAGTTGTGGAGTACCTGAAATCGCCATTAGTCAGAAGTGAAATCGAAGGCTTATTGGCAAAGCTCAATATCAGTGCTCGCGAATTGATGCGCACTAAAGAAGTAGAATATAAAGAGCAAGGCTTAGCAGATATTAATCTCACAGAAGCACAACTTATCCAGGCTATAATCCAAACACCAAAACTGCTCGAACGCCCAATTGTGCTCGCCAATGACAAAGCCGCCATTGGCCGACCACCTGAAAACGTGCTTTCAATATTATAAGTTAAGGTAACCTAATGAGCTCTAACACCTTATTTAAATTATGCCGGGCAGGTTATATGGCTCTGGTCATTCTATTAAGTGCTTGGTTTATCAATAAAGGGATAACGGGAGAATACTCTCTAGCGTTTGCTGCGCTATGGATAATACCACTCCTGCTGCCGCTAAAAGGTGTCTTAACCGGCAAGCCTTATACCTATGCTTGGGGAAGTTTCATCATCTGTTTATATATGTTACATGGATTAACGTTACTCTATGTAACAGATGAACATCTGCTATTTGCCCTAACCGAAGTCATGCTACTAGGTGCATTGCTGGTCGGATTTCCTTTTTACGCCCGCATTCGAGGTCGTGAATTGGGTCTGGGATTAAAAAAGAAAGCAAAGTAAAAAGAGATAAATTAGTTTTTAAAATAGCAAGCGCCTCATGGCGCTTGTTTTCCTTTAAACCCTCACCCCACCGCCTCTTTAATCGAACAATATATCTTCACTTTCTGAACCCCATACTACGTGCTATATTTTTATTTACTCAGCTTAAAATAATAATAATTCGGGGAAATGTCTGGAATGAACACCTTAAAAACAGTCATGTTAGTCAGTACATTATCCTTAATCGCCTGTGGTAGCTCAGATGATGGCGAGCCCATGCCCACGTTTCCTCGTTGTGAACTGCAATCGCAGTTAACCAGCATAGAAACGGGGTCTGATTTAGAGTTTTTAGTTGAGGAGGATTACCAGGTTAATCAGTCGGCTGCCATCATCGCAAGAATAAACAACCAAGATAGCGACGGTTTACACTTCAGTTGGCAACAGTTAACGGGACCGGCTCTTATTTTAAAATCGATAAAGAGCCAAGTCTTAGCGTTTCAGGCAACGAAGCCTGGGAGTTACACTTTCTCCGTTACCGTTAGCGGAGATGAGTTGTTATTAGAGAAAAATATTGAATTAACGATTCAGGAAGGCCCGGTAAGCAGATTAAATGTTCGCTCGGATCACCAGGTAGTAGAGGGAAATAACGTCAGCTTCAGAGTCGACAGAGTCGATGGTCAAATCCCATCCGATTTAAGCTGGTGTATCGCCGCGGGCCCGGATCTTAATCTCGATACCAGTAATATCGAAACCCCACAATTCATTGCCCCAGAGGTTAACACTGATACGATAAGCCAGCTTAGAGCGACGGCTACCATTGGTGGAGTTCAAACATCTTCAGACGTCATTGCTCTCATTACCCATGAACAAGTCATCACCTCTGAGTATTTTGATAAACCGATAGCCAGAACCCATCCTTACAAAAGCGATACTCCCTATGCCGGTAATCTGCAAAGCTGTGTTTATTCTAACCAGCTAACCGCACCTTGTAGCATAGAGCAGCTGCCATTGATAGGACATACACAAGCGCTACCGGACAAGAATAAAATTCTAGACCGATTACTGGTTTCTCATCAGTGGATGGGGGAAAATTTTGAGGCTTTTCTGAATGAAATGGATCCGGCGACTGACTTTTCCAAGCTATTACAATCAGTAACGGCAGTCGTGATTAGTTACGATATTCGTCCTTCTTTCTACTGGGCCTTAACCGGCGCGATCTATCTGGATCCAAATGATCTTTGGCTACTTGCCCAGGAACGTGACGTCATTAATGAGGCCGCTGATTACCGAAGTCTATTCGGCAACGAGTTAAATTTTATTATGCCTTGGCGCTATGTAAAAGATAACCAATATGTCTCCTACAGTGTACCTAGAGAAACCCGCACCCATCGGACCATGGCTGAATTGTCCCCTGAGCTTTCGTCACTCCTTTATCATGAACTCGCCCATGCAAATGATTTCTTTCCGCGTTCAGTACACGATAGCATCGAAGGTGGTACCTTACTCGACCACTACAATAGAAGATCCCTTGCTGGTGAATTAGTATCGGATAAGGTTACAGCTCAATATCCACTGTACAGTGATGAACTCACCTCTCTGGCGAATGTAAGCTTCCGTGGTCAGGCGGCTACTGCTATCCAAAAAGCCTATCTACCTGCCGATATTACACAATTCTTCTCAACAGACAGGGCAACAGGTTATTACGCTTATTCAACCAAACGTGAAGATACGGCGATGCTGTTTGAAGAGGCGATGATGAGCCATCGATATAGGATCTTACGTGATGTCGGTATAACGGATAAACCGGATAGCCCTACCGCGAGTAACATTCTTGTTGATTGGGGCCAGAGAGGCCGAATAGGAGAGGATACGATTCAAGCCAGAGCAGCATTAGTGATTAATGAAATATTACCAGAACTCGATGGTAACACCTTAGTC
This window harbors:
- a CDS encoding DUF2069 domain-containing protein — translated: MSSNTLFKLCRAGYMALVILLSAWFINKGITGEYSLAFAALWIIPLLLPLKGVLTGKPYTYAWGSFIICLYMLHGLTLLYVTDEHLLFALTEVMLLGALLVGFPFYARIRGRELGLGLKKKAK
- the arsC gene encoding arsenate reductase (glutaredoxin) (This arsenate reductase requires both glutathione and glutaredoxin to convert arsenate to arsenite, after which the efflux transporter formed by ArsA and ArsB can extrude the arsenite from the cell, providing resistance.), producing the protein MTQVTIIHNPRCSKSRQTLALLQEQDCQIQVVEYLKSPLVRSEIEGLLAKLNISARELMRTKEVEYKEQGLADINLTEAQLIQAIIQTPKLLERPIVLANDKAAIGRPPENVLSIL